GTTGCTGGGTGTCGCCTCCCAACGCCGGATGACGCTGGAGGATCTCATCCGGCAGCTGGACCGCTGGCGCCGCGGCGTCGAGAAGCCCTCGGCGGAAGAAGGCGACCTGCAACGCCTCGAGGGCGACCGGGAGGCGGTGCAGATCCTCACCCTGCACGCCGCCAAGGGCCTGGAGGCCCCCATCGTGGCCCTCTTCGCCTACGGCAAGGGCCGCGGTTCCAGCCTCACCCGCTTCCACCACCTCGGGCAGCGGGCCCTGTCCCTGGGCAGCGTGCCCGAAGCCATCAAGCAGCGGGCCGCCCAGGAGGCACGCGAGGAAAGCGAACGGCTGCTCTACGTGGGCATGACCCGCGCCCAGGCCAAGCTCATCCTCTGCGCCTTCACCGAAACGAACGACAAGGGCGACCTGAAGAAGCTTCAGAACGCCTACGATCCCCTGAACGCCCGGCTGGTGAAGCTGTTGGATCAGCGCGGTGACCTCTTCCGCTGGGAACGGCTCACGGCCCTGGGCACTTCCCCGGCAGATGCAAACCCCGTGGGCCTGCCTGCGGATTTCATTCCGCCTCCGGTACCAGCCGCGCCCCCGTTGGATTACGGCCCCTTGGCCCGGGCCGCCCGCCCCTTCATCACCACCTCCTTCACCGCGCTCCAGCACCGCCTCGACCTGGCAGAAGCGCCCCTGCGCGGCGACCGGGATCAGCCCGGGGCGCGGCCCTCGCCTGGCGAGTTGCCCATGGGCACGGCCACGGGCCAAGCCCTGCACGAGCTGCTGGAGTGGGCGGATCCCGCCGCCATGGATTCGCTCGCCGCCTGGTCGAAGCGACCCGAGGTGCAGGCCCAGATCCAGGCCACCCTCGACGTGCACGGCCTGCCCCGAAGCTGCGCGGCGAAGGTGGCGGAAACGGTCTTCGCGGGGCTGCGCTCGGACCTGCCCCTGGCCTGGGGCGGCGCCATCCAGATTGCTCGGTGCCCGCGGCTGCTGCGGGAGGTGGATTTCTTCTCGCGCTTCGTGGACGCCCGCCGCTTCCCGCAGGACAAGGATCTGCTCAAGGGCTCCATCGACGCGCTCTGCGAACAGGACGGCCGCGTCTACCTGCTGGACTGGAAGAGCAACCTGCTGCCCGACTATGCGCCGGAGACGCTGCACGCCACGGTGATGGCGCACTACCTGCTGCAGGCCCAGGTCTACCTGCAAGCCTGTCTCGCCTTCCTCGACATCCGCGACGAGGCCGCCTACGAGGCCCGCTTCGGCGGCATCCTCTACGTCTTTCTCCGGGGCCTGCCAGGCCAGGGCACCTGGTCCCTTCGGCCCAGCTGGGCGGAATGCCTGGCCTGGCAGCGGGAGCTGGAGCGGGTTCATCGAGCGGTGATCGAGGTGACCCATGGCTGAAGGGCGCGTGCTGTCCCCCGTGGGCTGCTTCGGGCCGCGCCCCTGGCAGGAGTTGCTGGAACGCGCCCAGGTGCTGCTGAAGGAGCTTGGCCTGGAGCCGACACTGGCCACCCTGGCCCACCGTGTGGCGCGGCTGGCGCCAACGCCTGAAGCCCGCCACCAAGCCTTCTGGCTGCTGCTGGGCGTGCTGATCTCTGAGAGCCAGGGCCACAGCCGGGTGAATCTGGAACAGCCCGACTGGCCTGCTCCCCTCGCCGCCGCCATGGGCCCGTGGGAACCGCTGCGACAGGCCCTTGAGAGCGCGGAGCTGGAGGGCTTGGTGGGTACGGCGCAGAAGGCGGGGCGCCCCCTCATCCGCGATGGCCGCTGGCTCTCCTCCCAGCGGTTGCGGGCTTCGGAAACGCGGGTGGCCGAGGCCCTGCGCACCCGGTTGCAGCGGCCCGCCGCCGAAGGAAGGGTGGCTGAATCGGTGTTGAGCCACCCCGTGGCGCTCAACGCGGGGCAGTGCCACGCCGTGGCCTTGGCCCTGACGTCACCACTCACCCTCATCACCGGCCGTCCCGGCACGGGGAAAACTTCCATCCTCGTGGCCCTGCTGCGTTCCCTGCAGCGCCAGGCGGAACCCCTGCCCCTGGATCGCATCCTCCTGGCAGCCCCCACGGGCAAGGCCGCCCAGCGCATGGGCGAGGCGCTGCGGCAGGGCTGGGACGCCATTCCGGAACCCGATGCGCTCGACCTCAGGCTGCGCGAGGAAGGTCCCGAACCGCGCACCCTGCACCGCGCCCTGGGCTACCACGCAGGCACCGGCGGCTTCCGCCACCATGCGGAGCACCCGCTCCCCGCCGAGTTGGTCATCGTCGACGAAACCTCCATGATCGGCCTGGAACTGCTGGAGGCCCTGCTCGCGGCCCTGGCTCCCGAGGCGCGTCTGGTACTGCTGGGCGATGCGGACCAGCTGCCCTCGGTGGAAGCCGGGGCCGCGTTCCGCGAGTTGGTGGCCAGCCTGCCCCAGGCCACGGCAACCCTGCGCCAGAGCTACCGCATGGATCCCCGCAACCCCAAGGGCCGCCACATTCTGCTGCAGGCGGAACGCATTCAGGAGCCCGCTCGCGCCGCCGAATTGTGGGGCGAGGATGGCCTCCGCCGAGGTTCGGTGGAGGAGGCCGCAACGGCGGGCGGGGTCTGGCTGGTGGAGCCGCTGCCACCCAAAGGACGCTGGATGGCCGCCTTCCTCCAGAGCTGGCTGCAGGAGCGCATCTGGGCCGGCGCGGGACCCGCGGCCTGGCGGGCCAAGGTGCTGCCGCCGCTTCATCACGATCAGCAGACATGGGCCCAGATCGATCTCGACCGCGCCCGCGACCTGCTGGCCCACTTCGATGGTTTCCGGCTGCTCTGCCCCGTGAACGAAGGGAACGATCTGGGCGGGGTCGATCCCATGAACCGGCATCTGCATGCGCTGGCCCTGGAGGCGTCTGCCGACCGGCTGGAATGGCAGCCCCGCTTCGTGGCGGGAGAACCCGTCCTGGTGCTCCGCAACGATGCGCAGCGCGGCCTCTTCAACGGTGATCAGGGCGTGGTGCTGCCTGTGAAACGCGGCCGCGGCGAGCCCCACCTGGAGGCCCTGTTCCCCCGGGGCAGTGGCCTGGTGGGCTTCCCGCTACCGTCCATCCAGGACAGCCTGGATCACGCCTATGCCATGACCGTGCACAAATCACAGGGATCGGAGTTCAGGCATCTGGCCCTGGTGCTGCCTCCGGCCGAACATCCAGCCCTCACGCGCGAGGTGCTCTACACCGCCCTCACCCGCGCCAAGGAAAGCGTGCTGCTGCTGGGCACCCAGGAGGCGGTGCAGGCAGCCTGTGCGCGCAGTGTGGCGCGGCGCTCGGGGCTGAGCGGGCAGTTGGGCTAGGGTCTGTTTTCAAAGTGGATGCGGGCCGCGACGGTAGCCAGCCGCGCACATGGCAAGGCAGCGGCCGCAGGGCGATGCGGGACATCGTTCAAGGCCGATAACGCAGCCAGGGGTGCGGCTGGCCACCGTCCCCCTCTCCCTATCGCAGGCCCCGCATGGGGCCTGCTCCTGCCCTGCGTCCCGCCGGGCAGAGGGCGGAACCGGGCAAGGGGCGGCGCCCGGCGTGATACAGCGTCAAGCTCCTCGTCGATAGTGCCACTATCGCCTTCGTCGCTTTCCTTGTCTCCCTTGGGCGGCGCCCCTTGCGCGGCCACACCCCACTTTGAAAACAGACCCTAAGGCATATTTGCAACCGGCAAAGCAGGCCACGAGAACCAGCTTTGTGCTCGCAAGGGCCCCTGCCCGAGCAGGCAATATTGGCTGCTTGCCGCGACAATACTCAGTCTGCGAAGAATGAGGCCGATGGCTGCTCAAGGCCCCTCCATGTTCCGTCCCCTCTGCCTGACCCTGTGCTGTTTGTGCTCTGCCCTCCTGGGCCAGGGCGAAGGTCGGCCCCCCTTCCGCACCTTCGGGCCCGAGCAGGGACTGAAGGGCACCTGGACATTGGCTCTGGAGCAGGATGAACAAGGCTTCATCTGGGCCGGGGCTGACACGGGGCTGTTTCGGGGCGACGGCGAACGCTTCTCCAGCCTGCCTGCCCCGACGTCCATGGGCAGTGTGCTCGCCATCGCCTGCCGCCCAGGCGGTGGCCTGCTCGCCGCGACGAAGGGCGGTCTCGCCTTGCTGGACGGTCAGAACCTGAGGTTGGCCACGCCTGCAGATGGGCTCCCAGCCGGAACCGCCACAGCCGTGAGCCTGGATCGCCTGGGCCGGGCCTGGGTGCTCATCGAGGGCCGACCCTATCGGGAAAGCAGTCCCGGGCATTTCATCGCCGCGCCGGGTTGGCCCGAGGGCCAGCGCGCCCAGGATCTTCGCGCCAGGAGCAACTCCGGCACGGTGCTGGCCGTGGTCGAGGATCGCCTGTGGCTGGGCACGGTGGAAGGTGGCACCTGGGAATCCATGGCCGGGCCCGGCGGCGCGCTGGCGCAGGCGGCCCAGGATGCCGACGGGCGGCTGTGGGTGCGCAATGACCGCCAGGTGTGGGGCGCGACGCCCAGCGGAGCGTGGGAATCGCTGCGGGACCACCTGCCCATCGTGGAGGCCTACAACCTGGAATTGCGGCGGGATGGGCGCGTCTGGGCGTCCACCAACCTCGGCCCCCTGGGTTTACGAGGCGCCACGCGCATCCAGGTGCCCACGAACCCGCTCTTCCCCTATGTGAATTTGCGCTCGGTCCTCGTGGATCACGAAAACGGCCTCTGGCTGTCCTGCCTGGGCGTGCAGCGAATCCTGGGGCGCAACCTCGTCCGCCAGTACGGCAGCAGTGAAGGGCTGGAGGGCTACACCACCTGGTCGCTGCGACGGGATCACCAGGGCCGCCTATGGGTGGGCAACCGCGCGGGGCTGGCCCTGGGCACGCCCGCGGGCTTCCGCATGGTGGTGCGGGGCCTCTTCCTCAACCAGGTGGACATCGCCCCGGACGGCGGCATCTGGTCTGGCGGCGGCGATGTGCAGCGGGCGGTCTACCGCGTGGATCCCAACACCCTGAAGGCCGAGCGCATCGAGACCAGCCGGTTCCAGGAAGGGCGATTCTCCAAAGGTTTCGCCTTCGTGGGAGGCGAGGTGTGGGCCGCCAGCATGGAGCAGGGCATCTGGAGCCTGGTGCCCCGTCCTCCAGGCTGGGCCTGGTCTCCCGTGCCCATGCCCGAAGGGGCCGGCACCCTCCAGTTCCTCCGGCAGGATCGCGAAGGGCGCATCTGGCTGGGCACGGAACGCGGTCTGTACTGGCGCAAGGGGCGAGGATGGGAGCAGCTCGACAGCTTCACCGGCGCGCCGCCCCACAGCTTCGCCCTGG
This sequence is a window from Geothrix sp. PMB-07. Protein-coding genes within it:
- a CDS encoding ATP-dependent RecD-like DNA helicase, whose amino-acid sequence is MAEGRVLSPVGCFGPRPWQELLERAQVLLKELGLEPTLATLAHRVARLAPTPEARHQAFWLLLGVLISESQGHSRVNLEQPDWPAPLAAAMGPWEPLRQALESAELEGLVGTAQKAGRPLIRDGRWLSSQRLRASETRVAEALRTRLQRPAAEGRVAESVLSHPVALNAGQCHAVALALTSPLTLITGRPGTGKTSILVALLRSLQRQAEPLPLDRILLAAPTGKAAQRMGEALRQGWDAIPEPDALDLRLREEGPEPRTLHRALGYHAGTGGFRHHAEHPLPAELVIVDETSMIGLELLEALLAALAPEARLVLLGDADQLPSVEAGAAFRELVASLPQATATLRQSYRMDPRNPKGRHILLQAERIQEPARAAELWGEDGLRRGSVEEAATAGGVWLVEPLPPKGRWMAAFLQSWLQERIWAGAGPAAWRAKVLPPLHHDQQTWAQIDLDRARDLLAHFDGFRLLCPVNEGNDLGGVDPMNRHLHALALEASADRLEWQPRFVAGEPVLVLRNDAQRGLFNGDQGVVLPVKRGRGEPHLEALFPRGSGLVGFPLPSIQDSLDHAYAMTVHKSQGSEFRHLALVLPPAEHPALTREVLYTALTRAKESVLLLGTQEAVQAACARSVARRSGLSGQLG